A stretch of Eriocheir sinensis breed Jianghai 21 chromosome 68, ASM2467909v1, whole genome shotgun sequence DNA encodes these proteins:
- the LOC126988221 gene encoding uncharacterized protein LOC126988221: MLPPDTSSTLFPWRVVVAAMQVHGCFPFRMSATSDLPTFSLPLCLWSLFPFLAQVAWICMSFEEYVLRDFSLDVGTIAYVTGFMLLSVSVCLTPVVVGVKSAGLARLLNDLSKVTGVSPPHSYRWYCKPKTQLIMFGVIGNMILSLYATVQLGFTTAAHVVFIFIAAILFSMDFFLPDEVFSMVCGLLGRRLVTATEATVATLSMVLASDGSFKSEGDLEAAMVRLRDLDVVIREVRSESTAPGTEQHQQLVFHHCQDSHSLLSLQVHAHRHDVNPFPTGGAAEGGRGALLLPGGHHEAAGGRPGGRRHPLRPSQGHVYGRQHGYLSVPGLLQHGQALPRGTGLRQAGQHG, from the exons ATGCTGCCGCCGGACACCTCCTCCACGCTGTTCCCGTGGCGCGTGGTGGTGGCCGCCATGCAGGTGCACGGCTGCTTCCCCTTCAGGATGTCCGCCACGAGTGACCTGCCCACATTTAGTCTCCCGCTATGCCTGTGGTCACTCTTTCCATTCCTTGCACAGGTAGCGTGGATCTGCATGAGCTTTGAGGAGTATGTACTCAGAGACTTTTCGCTGGATGTGGGCACCATCGCCTACGTGACCGGCTTCATGCTCTTGTCGGTAAGCGTGTGTCTGACTCCCGTTGTCGTGGGTGTGAAGAGCGCCGGGCTGGCCAGGCTCTTGAACGACCTGTCCAAGGTGACGGGAGTCTCCCCGCCACACTCGTACCGCTGGTACTGCAAACCAAAGACTCAGCTGATCATGTTTGGTGTAATCGGGAATATGATCCTGTCATTATACGCCACCGTCCAGCTAGGTTTTACAACTGCAGCACATGTTGTATTCATCTTCATTGCCGCCATTCTCTTCTCCATGGACTTCTTTTTACCCGACGAAGTGTTCTCTATGGTCTGCGGCCTCCTGGGCCGCCGCCTGGTGACCGCCACGGAGGCCACGGTGGCCACGCTCTCCATGGTCCTCGCCAGCGACGGATCCTTCAAGAGTGAGGGCGACCTGGAGGCGGCGATGGTGAGGCTGCGTGACCTCGACGTCGTCATCCGGGAGGTACGGAGCGAGAGCACTGCGCCGGGCACTGAACAACACCAACAGTTAGTGTTTCATCACTGTCAGGACTCGCACAGTCTCCTTAGCCTGCAGGTCCATGCACACCGCCACGACGTGAATCCCTTCCCCACAGGTGGAGCTGCAGAGGGAGGCCGCGGCGCGCTGCTTCTTCCCGGTGGTCACCATGAAGCTGCTGGTGGCCGTCCTGGTGGCCGTCGCCATCCCCTACGCCCTTCTCAGGGGCATGTTTATGGGCGGCAGCACGGTTATCTTTCTGTGCCTGGCTTACTACAGCATGGCCAGGCTCTGCCACGTGGGACAGGCCTTCGTCAGGCAG GTCAGCACGGCTGA